CGTAGATGAACGGATACAGCGTCACCACGACAGTGAAGGCCAGCACGAGCACCTTCAGCACGGAGACGAACGTGCTCGGCTTCTCCTGCCAGATCGGACGTGTCGCCATCAGAAGACGCCCTCCCCACCCAGCTTCTTGGCCGCCCGGTTGGCGCCCAGGACCAGCACGGTGCCGACGAGACCCTTCACCAGACCGGCCGCGGTGGCCAGGCCCCAGTCGCCGCCGTTGATGCCGCGGAAGTAGACGAAGGTGTCCAGCGTCTGCGCGGCGTCGGCGCCCACAGCCGGCTGCTGCAACAGGATCTGCTCGAAGCCGACCGACAGCACGCTGCCCAGCCGGAGGATGAGCAGCAGGATGATCACCGACGCGATGCCCGGCAGGGTCACGTGCCAGATCCGCCGCCACGGCCCGGCCCGGTCCAGCGCCGCGGACTCGTACAACTCCTGCGGGATCGCCAGCATCGCGGCGAGGAAGATGATCGTCCCCCAGCCGACCTCCTTCCAGATCACCTGTGCGGTCACGAGGACGGCGAAGGAGTCGGGGTTGCCGATGATGTCCGCGGCCTTCAGGCCGAACAGCTTGAGCACGTGGTTCAGCACACCGGTCGGGCCGAGCATCTGGTTCCAGATGGAGACGACGATCACCCAGCCGATGAAGTGCGGCAGGTAGACGACCGTCTGGATCCACCGGCGTACCCGCACGCTGATGACGCTGTT
This Actinopolymorpha cephalotaxi DNA region includes the following protein-coding sequences:
- a CDS encoding ABC transporter permease, producing MYVLIAPGLLFFVVFRYLPLLGNIAAWQDYSPFLGFRRSPWVGWANFAQIFSDPELLNALRNTLLLSGLQIVFAFPAPLALALLLNSVISVRVRRWIQTVVYLPHFIGWVIVVSIWNQMLGPTGVLNHVLKLFGLKAADIIGNPDSFAVLVTAQVIWKEVGWGTIIFLAAMLAIPQELYESAALDRAGPWRRIWHVTLPGIASVIILLLILRLGSVLSVGFEQILLQQPAVGADAAQTLDTFVYFRGINGGDWGLATAAGLVKGLVGTVLVLGANRAAKKLGGEGVF